GGTAGCGGTACGCGCCGGGCCTGGGCGCCGATTCGTACCGCTTGTTTTCGCAGATATCGACCTGGGCGTATGAAAATCCGGTAAAGTCGGCATGGATGTCCTTGAAGGCATACCGACAGCCGGTGTTTCTGCTGACGCCGGTGCCGGCATCGCCCAGGGCTTCGCGAACCTTCCGCAATGCCGCCGGGGCCGCCAGGGCCGGAGGGGCGGCGATCCCCGCTTGAGAGGAGGGTTGATAGGCAACCGTGGAACAGCCGGAAAAGAGCAGCAACGGCAAAAGAAACAGGACTGCGATTCCCGCCATGATGGCGCCTCCTTCAGTTCCTTCCCGTTCCCCCCTGCCTGCCGGAGAGCCCCTCCCACTCGTAGATCTTGTCCTGCGCCGCGCGGGCATCCGGGGCTTCGGGAACCAGCAGGAGATACTTCCGCATCTCCCCGACGGCGTTCCCGTATTTCCCCAGCTCGCCGAGGATGAGCGCCCGGTTGAAATGACCTTCCGGCCACCAGGGGGCGATCTTCAAGGCGTCGAGATAGCGGTCGGCGGCTTCCTTGAATTCCCTTCGGCTGAACGCAGCCTCCGCCTGAACCTTGTACCTCCTTGCCTCCTCGGGAAGGACCGGCTTCAGCGGTGCGATCCGGTATCGCATCGCGGCCTCTTCGAAAGCCTTCGAAGCCGCGCTCTTCCTCGCGACGATCTTTCCGTACAGCCCCGTTCCCGGGGCGAATGCGTTGAACACGGCCTGTCCGACCTTCGCCCCGGCATTTTCGACGCTGGACTCGTCGCGCGCCGAGGCCTCCATCATCTTTTCGGCCGGCTTTCCGGCGCTGAATGCCGTTATGTAGACGGATGCCTCGACCCGCCCGAGCGGAGTCAC
The genomic region above belongs to Thermodesulfobacteriota bacterium and contains:
- a CDS encoding tetratricopeptide repeat protein; protein product: MGGKRDGNVVGRFPAAPAVALAVLSLFFIGCAKPVNVKIHEAETTGNRFAGAVEATGPSGPQLSFCVMKGGISNTFRHRASWLKDDDYYLMRLADFFKRDAPFKSIETILDDSGANGCDVLIAPHIPIYVTPLGRVEASVYITAFSAGKPAEKMMEASARDESSVENAGAKVGQAVFNAFAPGTGLYGKIVARKSAASKAFEEAAMRYRIAPLKPVLPEEARRYKVQAEAAFSRREFKEAADRYLDALKIAPWWPEGHFNRALILGELGKYGNAVGEMRKYLLLVPEAPDARAAQDKIYEWEGLSGRQGGTGRN